The following nucleotide sequence is from Malania oleifera isolate guangnan ecotype guangnan chromosome 4, ASM2987363v1, whole genome shotgun sequence.
AACCATCGAATATTCTTGGGCATGTTGTGTAGGTAGTGCAATTCTATCGATATAGAGCAAAGAAATGGAATGGATACAACACTTATGGGGCTACCAAACAAGCTCAGTTATGTCGAGGTCATAAAGCATGAAATTGTGCATGATCGGAGAAGGAATTACTCCGGCTAAACCAgccgaaaaattgagaaatttaaAAAAGTATCCTATTTGTTTATCTTTTTGAAATTGATGCAATAGTCTTGCATGATCTTTACAGGCAAGGCATGGCCTAGGCAATTATACAACAATGCTTGTCATCGAGCAATAAACAACACTATTGTCAAGCAGGTGATTCTTGAAAGAATAATACACAAtcagcaaataaaaaaaaaattgttcttaAAAATTTATAAGTATCATATTTGTTTATCTTTCTTGAACTTGCTGTAATATACATGTATGATCTTTACAAACAAGGCGGCCTAGGCAAACATGATCTTGTCTATGAGAAACAGTCAGAACTTCTACTAGTCTCCTTggattttttatatatttgttagattaccactttacctaaaagcttaattTTTAACACTCCCTTGCACGTGCAGCCTAAtaacacatggagagataaaaACACGataataacacccattacagggaatacaattttttttttcaataccacacaataaatgcgcgcagcaagactagaacccaagacctcctagtaACGAGCTCTGATActatattagattaccactttacctaaaagcttaagctttaaTAATAGTTAAACAAATACTCTATTTCACaataaaaaggggggggggggggggaatagtAATACTAACGCCTACCTATTAGACAAAAAAGATAATACTAAGTAGGCAAATTGCATAGTTAATTTTTTGGTTAGTTGGTGTTTAAAAACACTACTCTTTTGGCTAAATGGTTATGGAAATTTCCTTAAGAGGAGTCCTCTCTCTAGCATAAAGtcattaaaagtaaatttggcttGCATGTGAATGACTAGGATGCTAATTTAGGAACTAGACATTTTTCCGAAAGCCCGTGGAGGTATATTTCTCAAGTCCACCCACTCTTTGTCCCTCACACTAAGCTTGTCCTAGGTAATGGTTTGTATTCCTTTTGGGGAAGTGGGAGGATaatgttgcttttttttttttttttcttttccttgtctTTATCATTTGAGTTTAGGTCATAATGAGGTTCTTTCCTTCTTTTGGATTTATGAAGGTCATTCGTCATTCGTTTTCCTAAGACTTCCATTTCTGTAGATTTCTTAATGATAGAGAGGTCAAGGAGTTGTCTTTCTCGGACTTGCTGTCCTTCTTTTGGGTTGGATAGGTGTTCTTGATCTTTAGACTCTTCGGTGGTtcattcttgtaaatctttttgtGACTACTTTATTAATGCTAATATCTCCTTCCCACTCCATAAaagtatttggaaggccaaagttccctcAAATATCagggcttttatttggttggctTTTCTTAAAAGAGTACACCAACAATTTGCTGCACAATAGGAGACCTTCAAAGGCACTTTTTCCAATATATGTTTTCTTTGTCTTGATAGTTCTGAGACAGCATCTCATTTGTTTCTGCACTGCTCATTTTCTTGGAATATGTTTTTTTGGTATTTTGGGAGAAAACTGGGTTTGCCCAGTGTTAGTGGAGGATCTGTTAGCCACTTCTTTTTTTCAGGTTTTGGTAAAAGGAAGGATACTCATGCCTTGTGGACATGCAGTTTTTGCATTTCTGTGGGGTTTATGGATTGAACGAATTACTCATATGCTTGTGGGGAAAAGCTAAAAGTATTTTTGTTATGGTAGAAGATTAATTATTTTGGTGTGATCCTGGAGTTGTTTTGAAAGAGGGAGGTTTTCTAATATCCAATGGGATTGGTTGGCTTTGTTAGCCTAATTGTTGagttttgttatattttttatttcctctttttctttcttttgttgtgGAGGATTTCTAGTTCTCCTTCTTGTAGTTTCTTCTGAATCTAATAAAGTcatcttcttttgctatcaaaaaaatttatacaaataatttttatgaaaataatttacatattttaataatatattaatcaaaataaatagattacaaaatatataaatgatattaaaaattactaatataatttgtagttcttcctatttaaaaaatgttatcTGTAAAACTAAATTATATATGTTATTAAAATATCAGTTATAAATTATTAAAGATTGTTGATTGTAATTTTCTATTCAATTCCTAGCTTGCCAAAGTGGAATACTATTGGCCAAAATTACGAGTGTCACCTGTTGTAGTATCAGCAACACTCTTGCAACTAAAGAAGTccactcaaaatatatattttttaaagacCACTCCTAAACACTTCTTTAGGAGCACTTATTGATAAGCACTCATATAAAGTGCTGCCAAAAATCTAATATTCAAGCTGACATAGTCATGCCCAAGAAGCCCACCACAAGTGAACACAAGAACTTTCATGACTGAATGGAGCTTATCATAATTTGCAGGTCTTTGTTGTGGGAGCTCCTTTGTAATACTTGTGACAGAAAGTCATTCTCTTTGGGACATTTTATCAAACACTTAGTGGGGGACTGAGTGAACGAAATGAAAGGCACAATGGTATAGAAAAATAGAGCCCTTTAGGAAAGGCATTCTTTGAGACATTTTATCAAATGGAATGTGCATAATaaaggaatggaatgaaaattcaaattgaaaaatgAACTAAACGAAAGGCAAGAAAGTATAGAAAAATGGAGCTCTTTAAATGGTCATTCTTTGGGACATTTTATCAAACACTAAGTGGGGTACTGAGTGAACTAAACGAAAGGCACGAGAGTATAGAAaaatgaagctctttaggaaagTCATTCTTTGGGTCATTTATCAAACACTAAGCGGGGTACTGAGTGAACTAAATGGATGGCACGAAAGTCTAGAAACATGAACTGAGTGGACTAACTAACAAGCATGAAAAACCCGAAAACGGGATGAACCCATTCTTTGGGACATTGCATCAAACACTAAGTGGGGAATCCAAATCAAATTTCACCTGCTTGGTAAGTGTCCATTCCAACTGTATTCCACAACGCACAAATTCAGATTCTCAgagcgagagagcgagagagacagagagaggatCAAATTCATTCTCAATGTTTGCCATTGCCGAAGGCTGAGCAAAGAACAATCGTTCCATATGCTCTCGTTTATGTTATTTCATAAATAAACAATTTGGCCTTCAACACAAAAACCATGTGGTCGCCCTTGTCCGATACCATGCATTCTTTCCGCTAACTCAAGTTCAGTTTATATAAACTCCATTCTAAACATATAAAATTGAAGAGCCGTAGAAAAAGAAGCACGTACTGGTAGGGCGGCCGGAATTGTAACGCCGGGACATGCATTCTTTCCGCTAACTCAAGTTCTGCAACGCCGGGACTAGCAGCGGTCAACGGGTAACGTTTTCTGCTTAAACTTTGAATTGTGTGTTATTATGCCAAATTTCTTTAATTATAGACAATTTTTGGAtaattatttttaaggaaaaagcTCCTCTTTCAATTAATTAAGGCTCCCAAATTCAATGGGGGCTCTAGCCGACACATTAAATTTGAGtcaatgaaaaaattatttctaagTTATCAAAAAGGGTATTTAGTATTTAGTAAAAATAAGGTATTTAGTATTTAGTAACccattcatctatttattttcaattttaatttctcAGAAATTAAAACTAGAAAGTAAAATTAatctttcaatttcaatttctagTTCTGTTTTTACTAATTTATTCATTACTTAAAAATTTTGTTTTACCtacaaaaactaaaataaagaGAGGCTTCCTTAGGATCATATggtaaataaaaattaaagataatCTCCtcaatatgattaaaattttgaCTGTCATCCATGTTTTATAATTTCTTTAGCTCTGTCTTATTTAAGAGCTCTAAAAGACAGACTAATTTTATCCTTCCACAATAAGAGTAAAATGGCCAAAAAATCAATGTAATTGGGAATGCATGTTTTTGGGTCGTGAAACAAGCCCAACACAacctttttttttgcttttttttttttcggtgtATTCGGGAGGCACAGCCTAAGCTGCAAGAGTAGccgaaaaagaaaaacatttgttTGATTTTCCACAATTAGGCCGTGCCTGAAAAAGACGATATTTTCAGTGCTGCAAAAGTGTTTTGAAAATTTAGAATAGAAACTCATTTTGGGAACCCAATGGCATTGTCATACCTCTAGCCCACTCCTACTTTGCAGCAAAGTTCCTCCTTACccaatagaaaaacttaaagaaaacATTGTCAAAGAAGCaagaacaagaagttctccaTGTAAATTATTTGATCATAATTTAACTGAAAACATGATGTTTGCTATCTCAAGAAAAGAGAAATAAGGAGACAAGAACCCTCAACATTTGAAGGAAACTACACAAGCTCAATGCTCAATTATTTGAGCTCTTCCACTAACTTCTTAATAACAAATTTAAGTCATCCCCTCATGACAAAATCGAAGTCCTACTAGCAAGCTAGCTGGAGTTGTTCAAAGAGGTCGAGTGTGATGACCCGATGCCCTACCGCACAGCAGAGCTCTCTTTGGGATTGAAGACTCATCCCTCCATGAATTTGTTGGAGAGTAAACCATAAGATAGAATTGCTGACCCAAGTACTGCCTGTCCCAATTTTCAGACCTTATGTTCCACATTCCCATATTGTCCAGAGCAATGTATATCGCAGTCCATGATTTGGGATATACCTGCAGCCACTCAAACATATCAACCATGATCAAAATTCTCCTTTCCCTTCCCCTTTCGATGTATAGTGACTACCCATAACATCATTCATTCAtaagaaaatgagtttcctttcctCAAAAAAGAAACATCAATACTTGAACGGTGCACCGGGCAACGGTCTCTCAAATTGTAGCGTGATCTACTGGAAGCCGACCATTGCCCACCATCCATGCTGCTCAAGTAGTCATTGAGTTTAAGAGATATTCAGAAACAAAAATACTTGTTCCATGTTTGGGAGCCTAGTGTTTGAACCTTGGAGGGACAAACTGAAATACAAGATTATTATACTGAGCTTCATTCGAGtacacacaaatccaaatccaagacttGAAATCGTGCTCCCAAACACAACCTTAGACAGTCATGCACTAGAACTGCAGATTCAGAAACAAAGACACTTGAAACAGTAATGCAGTAAAACTGCCAAgcacatatatacatacaataaGAAGCTTAATATTTACccaacaacaaagaaggaatagccATCAATGTGCCAGGACCGCACAGTGTTCTCCCAGTTTTGGAACACAATCTCAACAAAAGCTTGGAAATCAGCAGCCATGACCGAGGTCAGGAGGTATGCAACTCCCCAGGTGGTTGCTGGGAATGCTTCCAAGGCTGAAAACTCCGGGGATCTTGAAATAGTCTGCAAGTTTCAGAGGGGTGTCTGCAGGAACAAATGAGACGCTGTTCACAGCATATCTCTGCTTGCCATTTATAATGGGTGCAGAGTTTTCCAGCATGATCATACGAGAGGTTTTGATCAATCCATAGTGAAAGGAGCCTTGGGGATTAGGCCGTGGACCACTCGCTGTCAAATTCCATCTGAATTGAGAGAGCAAAAACAACAAACTGTCagataccactttacctaaaagcttaagctattaggttgtgggccaacaatttatatcaagctttaacactacCCCACACGTTCAGCCCAACAGCACATGTATGGAGAGATACACACACGAAATATAATACTCATTAcaaggaatataataattttcttAAAATGCCATATAACAAATGCggacaacaagactagaacccaggacctcctggtaactagctctcataccatgttagattaccactttacctaaaagcttaagctgttaggttgtgggccaacaatgtatatcaagctttaacacgaACAAAGAGAAAATATTGGATTTACAAAAATGGGAGCTAGTTTCAATGAAAAAAACTTGGTGTTGGTGTACATAAGGCTTAGTTATACTTGTCACACAAGTAGTAGTATGTGTAGGAAATGGAGAACTGGTAACTAAataatattacagacctgaaGAACAGAAGTAGTATGGAAAAGGAGGGAAAGGAAAAGGTGGTGAATTACCGAATAGATCTGGCCTGGTTGAGGGACCAATCAACCTGGGTGGTTGGGCCACTAGGGGGAGGACCCCAAACTCCCTTGGCTGAGTTACTGTAGTGAAGAATGGCTGTTGTTGTCAACACCGGAGACGTAAAGCGGGAGGAAGAAACCACAACATAGTAATCCTGTGCAGGCTGATCGGTTGTGACCAAGACTGAGTAGGTCTGGCCAAGATGGCTGTCAAGGGCAGAATATGTGTTTTGGAGCGTGCGGGATCCCTCTACCTCCACCAGTTTCATCTAGTGACCCTGGATTCTGAAGTTAATAGAAGTCGTAAGCCCCCACGTTTGATATCCTGAACCTATAAGTCCTACCTgccaagagattttttttttttttttcataaacacaAAAACAATCTAAAACTTCATATCTGTTTCTTTCTTTCTGTGGCATTGTTGTCATAATAGGCACTTGGAATGACAGTGAATGTGTATCCATTCCACCCACGACCATTGATGAGAAGTCCATCAGGGAAGGGAAGATTGTGACCACTGTCCAAGATTGCTTTCAAATCCTATAAAACAGAAGTAAACCCACATTGTGATTTTGGTTTGATGTCATAATTTGTCTTGTCATATATCTGCGAACATATATACAAACACCCACATTGTGATTTCTTTTGAACCAGTCCCCAGCCAGTATGGTGTAATCACTAGCAGGAGGGAAAGGCACCAAAATGCGAGGATGGCTCCAAATTCTGATGCCACCAAATGCTCCAGCAGCCTTGTGGAATGCAAGTGATAGGAAATAGAAATAACTGCCAATCTGATGGGTCCATTGAGCGCTATAAGGCTTgtcttgttgcaaaaggttttacaCAGGAGTACGggattgattatgaggagacctTTGCTCCAGTTGCTCGTATCGCATCTGTTCGTGCTCTCTTAACTGTTGCTGTTGTTAGTAAGTGGAACCTTTTTCAGATGGATGTCAAAAATGTCTTCCTTAATGGAGAGTTAAAAGAAgaagtttatatgcaacctccacCTGGTCTCTCTGTTGAACCAAACAAGGTTTGTCACCTTCGACGTGCActttatggtcttaaacaagcccCATGAGCTTGGTTTGCCAAGTGTAGCTCCACCATCATTCGCTTGGGTTACACTGCTAGTTCTTATGATTCTGCCTTATTTCTTCGTCGCACTGACAAAGGCATCATTTTGCTTCtcctatatgtggatgatatgatcaTAACTGGTGATGACCTCCTTGACATTCAAGAACTCAAGGATTTTCTCAGtcagcagtttgagatgaaagatcttggtcatCTCAGCTACTTCTTAGGTCTTGAAATCACTCATTCAACAGATGGTCTTTACATTTCTCAGGCCAAGTATGCATCTGAACTCTTGTCTCAAGCTGGACTCACTGATAGTCAAACTGTTGACACTCCAGTTGAACTTAATGCACATCTGACTCCCTCATGGGGGAAACCCTTGTCTAATCCCTCCCTTTACAGACACTTGGTTGGTAGCCTAGTTTATCTCATTGTCACTCGTCCAGCATCTCCTATGCTGTTCACCAGGTGTGCCAGTATCTGTCCGCTCCACAATCGACACACTATGCTGATGTTCTGCACATTCTTCGATATCTAAAGAGCACTCTCTTCCATGGCCTTTTCTACTCTGCTCAGTCTTCGCTTGTTCTCGTACATTCTCTGATGCTAATTGGGTTGGAGATCCCACTAATCGCAGGTCCACCACTGgttattgttttcttcttggCACTTCTCTAATTTCTTGGCGAAGTAAGAAACAAACCCCTGTGGCCCGCTCCAGTACTGAAGCAAAATATCGTGCCCTTGCTAATACCACATCTAAGCTCCTTTGGCTACAACGGCTTCTCAAGGACTTAGGCGCGTCCACATCCTCTACTACTCCTCTTTATTGTAACAATCAAAGTGTCATTCGCATTACTCACAATGATGTCTTCCATGAACAGACTAAACACATCGAGATTAATTGTCATTTTATCCATTATCATCTTGTCCATGGTGCTCTCAAGCTCTTCTCAGTTTCTTCTAAAGATCCGTTTGCAAATATCTTTACCAAGTCACACCCTAAGGGACGTCATCGTACTTTGGTTGACAACCTCAAGCTGGTCTCCCACCCATCTTGAGTTTTGAGGGGGGTTGTTAATGTATATTCCATATTTACTTGTACATTCCCTATTTTGTTTATTTGTACTACACACTTGTACTATACTTGTACTACACACTTGTACTGCACTTGTACTGCACTTGTACTACACTTGTACTATACTTGTACAACACTCTGTGCCTCCTATATAAATAGGCACCCATGTATAGTCTTATGAATAAGAAATACAATTATATTTGTTCAGTATTTCTAACAAAACCCATCAAAATCCACTAATGACGCAAAATTATGAACTCAATTAAAGAAACTAACTTAGAGATATCATGAAGGTAGCCAATGGGAGAAAAAGGAACGAAAATGAAACAAAAAGAGGAAGTTGCATTTGTAGAAAACAAGACAACAGAAGAACAAAAAACAAACACATCAAAACCCACAAACCAAACGCCCGATTGAAAAAAGAACACAATAAATCGTACTGACCCATTACGGCCACCGCCTTCTTGGACGACCCACCAAATTCGACAGAAGACTCAGCCACATCCGGATCCTTCCTCTTGCAACGCTACAAAGGCAAGAAAACAGACCCAACCGAAGAGTCCAAATCCTCATCGGGCCCCACGCAATCCAACTCTTCGAAGCTCAATAGAGAGGAGGTCGAGGCACTCGTGTCGCAGATTTCGCAGTTGGCATTGCGATATGGGTTCAAAAAAGTGCAAGCCCTACAAGACCATTTCGGAGCGGAGGGATATGAAGAAGAGGAGAAGGGAGATGAAGGTGGGGGGGTAGAGGGAGACCGGCAGATCTGGCACGATGATTTCTGCAATGGGGGATTGTTGAAGGTGCATTTTGAGCAAGTCCAAGACATTGGGTTGGGTGGAATTGGAACTGGAACAGGAACAGGAACGGGAGCGGGAAAGGTTTTGCTAGGGTTTGGGAGAGAGAGCAAGGGAAATGAAAATGATGGTGTGTGCACTGTGTGGAAGCGAAACAAATGGAATGTCATGTTTGAAATGTTTTACTTGCCGCATGTTGGGCCCTCACCAGtcactaggggtgagcaaacggtcaattcggccaaattcgggtaattaaccgaattatccaaaaaattcggttaaatagtgatgttaaccgaaccgactgaaCTGATGGATGACACCGAACCAACCCGACCGAATTGCCAATtcgggtaattcagttaaccgattttaaccgaaattatttgaaattaatTGCAAGAAAcagaatacaattataaatttttttttaaccaaatccAGCTTAATTGCTTCTTGTTTTACTTTCATTTCCTCAAACAAAATGCTTGATCCAAACAATTGAAGTTTGCAAGACCTACACAGGCAATAAAACGAAGAATGGTACCCTATCCACAACATAAAGCATTCATACCTTAAAAACTTTTACATGCTTACTATGTCATCAACAGTCAATTGACCTAAAGAAACACGCATGGCTTTGTTTATTGaaggaaaaaactaaaataaaacaatatgctTACCTATTGCATTTATATACATAACTTAGCAAGTGGCAATCATATGCAGAAAGCTCAAAAAAAATGTGGATCTGGGTTTCAAttattaaaaatgaatgcaataAGCACGCATTGATCATCCCACTGAAATTTAATCGAAGCATTTGTTGTGAATAGCATTTTAATGAATAAATTTGCATCACTTTTTGTagctaaaataaaataaaattacaatacaGCATTTTTCCAAGAAGACACTTGATAATGTTTCAATGGAATATGTTCTCATTGAACTTTCAAGATTTAAAATTTCCAAGCACTAAATAATGCATTCTAATAAAACTAACCAAGAACCAGGATAAATTTTCTCTAGATTTCACCTAATTTTCATGGCTCTAAGGTGGTGTTTAGAAGCAtccattaaatattttgaaactgAATTTAGTAAATTTGAAAGAAAGTCAATACAATTTTATTctacattttgtccaaatccacacaaattcaattTTAATGCCTGAAACTCATATACACCCAATCATAGAGTAATTGAATTTCAATTGGGTGCTTGAACAGCCCTATATCAGTAAACAAATTTGACCTTGATACAAACAGTTCAACAGCTTAGTAATGAACTTAAGAAGTTAAATTCAACGCATCCATCTCCATTCCACTTTGTAAACGTCAAAACTTTGTCGTCTCCAACATCAGGAAATACCAAAATGTTAACTCAAAGGATCATGCCTCCTTCCCAACCGCAATATGAAGGAAAGTCAAACatcaaatatgaaaatttcaGCCAAGAACGAAAAATTACGAAGCAGTGTGAAGATTTCAACCAGAAATTAAAAATAGAGCAGCAAAAATGTCGATAAATGCGAACCCAAAAACGCagatatatataataacaaaagtggaagaagaagaagaagaagaagaggaggaaagGAAGAGTTACCGGGTTTGCACGGCGAGCTGGTGGCCGCCGGAGCAAGAAGAATGGAAGTATGGAACACAAACGCAGCGACTGGTTGGGGTTTCGGTCTGAGAATGAAGTGAGCTGTGAGAGACGAGAGTGCGAGACCCCTCCGCTCTTTTTCCCCCAAGGCACAAGCCCGACTGCCCGAGCCCTATTCCCtaacaaataaaatttatatttataatttatatttaaaatgtaATGTTAATCGGTTAAACGAATTATTTTTTACTGTTAACCCAACCGAAACCGATTAATCGAATTTTTGTAAAATCTCAACCGAACCAACCGAACCAGGTTTTTTACCCGAATAGAACCGGCCAATTTTAGCCGATTAATTCGATTttccctgaattatgctcacccctacaagTCATTAGGCCGAAGGAATTGTTTTTCTCTTTCCACTGGTTATACATGTTTGGTGTGTTGGAAATTAGAGTGGATAGGAATTGTGAATTTTTagcatttgaatttttttatttttaaaaattttattttattatattctatTCTActtcttaattaaaaaataacatgaGTGATTTGGTCTAGTAATGATATTGCAGTAAGTGAAGGTCAAATACTAGGGCTCACTTGATATATGTTGTGATCATACATCCAACATATAATCGAAAtcggatatatatattttaaatcgAGCATATAATagaaaggatttatattttaattttatgaaactCATTCAGATAGACAACTAACAAACCTCAATCATGATGAGTTGAATCaaacaatatttttttacaaAGTTGAGTCAAGaccattatatttaatattagaGTCATCTTGGGAGTATTGCAATATATATGAATCCTAAAAAAATTTATGGACCACTTTGACAAAGGTATC
It contains:
- the LOC131153660 gene encoding L-ascorbate oxidase homolog translates to MKLVEVEGSRTLQNTYSALDSHLGQTYSVLVTTDQPAQDYYVVVSSSRFTSPVLTTTAILHYSNSAKGVWGPPPSGPTTQVDWSLNQARSIRWNLTASGPRPNPQGSFHYGLIKTSRMIMLENSAPIINGKQRYAVNSVSFVPADTPLKLADYFKIPGVFSLGSIPSNHLGSCIPPDLGHGC